A stretch of Bombus huntii isolate Logan2020A chromosome 7, iyBomHunt1.1, whole genome shotgun sequence DNA encodes these proteins:
- the LOC126867839 gene encoding BRCA2-interacting transcriptional repressor EMSY isoform X5: MWPMRHETMTRDECRKCLRCLELEAYGNMVSVLRAQGPFTSEKQKLLQELAKVLHISNERHRAEVRRAVNDEKLATIAEQLSGPNTGTDWTIEGRRAIPLLPRLKARSAFTTLANSLSLATVAANKRNLHVHEIAEDAKDITNESPVKVKVQENSFSNHEFASSEDKLSDENVLTEVTESDRNKEVNNHSNTSDSSEKCIIPEKRKASSPLSPAPPNKVLVVSSSSIGTFNHGTADKGSLENTIHLSRISTNSLQHQNVTIIPLNINCGENITESKESVVQESASNHSVIPPGNFVNTVIPVGTNITKAKGRVITTQNKLNTKIGSAILVSGNVSCTTGNKFQPDVQDVSTQDSLSNSHRLMAVCPVTTVSNGPGPPQAKQITTLTCKKLSSTLNNQTTAKGVTLNSNKTVNISHHPDTKLGSKTNVIVIQKGQTKGVTLSQAGKEVLGKVIMGGKSLCVTSQHNAPINVVQRHVTLNNGDQGLTMLSTTNSSHTESITSNVKSGNTIMFNLRQDVLEKNKALSHLLESSHVLTSESKTVIQNTNALLSKEPSNSDLHVQDKELVLKTDAVIATVKDEKHSQIEYASQLYIYMLNREIYNSDTCSRFVSLK, translated from the exons ATGTGGCCGATGAGACACGAAACCATGACCCGCGATGAATGCAGAAAATGTTTACGATGTTTGG AGTTAGAAGCTTATGGAAATATGGTGTCTGTCTTACGTGCTCAAGGTCCTTTCACTAGTGAAAAACAGAAATTGCTACAAGAACTTGCTAaagttttacatatttctaatgAACGACATCGTGCTGAAGTACGAAGAGCTGTTAATGATGAAAAATTAGCAACAATAGCTGAGCA GCTAAGTGGTCCAAATACTGGTACTGATTGGACTATTGAAGGACGACGTGCTATTCCACTTTTACCAAGATTAAAGGCTCGATCTGCATTCACAACTTTAGCAAATAGCTTGTCCCTTGCAACAGTAGCAGCAAACAAAAGGAATCTTCATGTTCATGAGATAGCAGAGGATGCAAAAG ATATTACAAATGAATCTCCTGTGAAGGTAAAAGTACAAGAAAACTCGTTTAGCAATCATGAGTTTGCATCTAGTGAAGATAAATTAAGTGATGAAAATGTTCTAACTGag GTCACTGAATCAGATAGGAATAAAGAAGTTAATAATCACAGCAATACCTCTGATAGCAgtgaaaaatgtattataccTGAGAAACGTAAAGCCTCTTCTCCTCTCTCACCAGCACCTCCAAACAag gTTCTGGTAGTATCTTCAAGTTCAATAGGAACTTTTAATCATGGTACTGCTGATAAAGGATCGCTAGAAAATACTATTCATTTGTCACGAATATCTACAAATTCGTTACAGCATCAAAATGTCACTATAATaccattaaatattaattgtgGAGAAAATATTACAG AATCTAAGGAATCAGTAGTACAAGAAAGTGCCAGTAACCATTCAGTAATTCCACCTGGTAATTTTGTGAATACAGTAATCCCAGTAGgtacaaatattacaaaagcTAAAGGAAGAGTAATTACAACGCAAAATAAGCTTAATACAAAAATCGGATCTGCAATTCTGGTGTCCGGTAATGTGTCATGTACAACAGGAAATAAATTTCAGCCTGATGTTCAAGATGTATCTACACAAGATAGTTTAA GTAATTCACATCGACTGATGGCTGTTTGTCCTGTTACAACAGTATCTAATGGACCAGGGCCACCTCAAGCTAAGCAAATAACAACATTAACTTGTAAAAAATTATCTTCAACGCTCAACAATCAAACCACTGCCAAG GGTGTTACACtaaattctaataaaactGTAAATATATCTCACCACCCTGATACAAAATTAGGATCTAAAACAAACGTGATTGTTATACAAAAGGGTCAAACCAAAGGTGTTACTCTCTCTCAAGCAGGCAAG gaAGTATTAGGGAAAGTAATAATGGGTGGAAAAAGTTTGTGTGTCACGAGTCAACACAATGCTCCTATTAATGTGGTTCAGCGCCATGTTACATTGAATAATGGAGATCAAGGTCTAACTATGCTATCCACAACAAACTCATCTCATACTGAATCTATAACATCTAATGTAAAG tCTGGTAATACTATTATGTTCAATCTTCGGCAGGATGTTTTGGAAAAAAATAAAGCACTCTCTCATCTTCTTGAATCATCTCATGTTCTTACCTCTGAATCTAAGACTGTGATACAAAATACTAATGCTCTTCTTTCAAAGGAACCAAGTAACAGTGATTTACATGTACAGGATAAAGAGCTAGTTTTAAAAACCGATGCTGTAATTGCTACTGTTAAAGATGAGAAACACAG CCAAATCGAATACGCATcgcaattatatatatatatgttaaatagagaaatttataattctgacACTTGCTCACGCTTTGTATCATTAAAATAA
- the LOC126867839 gene encoding BRCA2-interacting transcriptional repressor EMSY isoform X2, translating to MWPMRHETMTRDECRKCLRCLELEAYGNMVSVLRAQGPFTSEKQKLLQELAKVLHISNERHRAEVRRAVNDEKLATIAEQLSGPNTGTDWTIEGRRAIPLLPRLKARSAFTTLANSLSLATVAANKRNLHVHEIAEDAKDITNESPVKVKVQENSFSNHEFASSEDKLSDENVLTEVTESDRNKEVNNHSNTSDSSEKCIIPEKRKASSPLSPAPPNKVLVVSSSSIGTFNHGTADKGSLENTIHLSRISTNSLQHQNVTIIPLNINCGENITESKESVVQESASNHSVIPPGNFVNTVIPVGTNITKAKGRVITTQNKLNTKIGSAILVSGNVSCTTGNKFQPDVQDVSTQDSLSSKVSISHTLQKPSSSENSNSVTSSTKCIVPVIHSNIKPPIPKTITSSNSHRLMAVCPVTTVSNGPGPPQAKQITTLTCKKLSSTLNNQTTAKGVTLNSNKTVNISHHPDTKLGSKTNVIVIQKGQTKGVTLSQAGKEVLGKVIMGGKSLCVTSQHNAPINVVQRHVTLNNGDQGLTMLSTTNSSHTESITSNVKDVLEKNKALSHLLESSHVLTSESKTVIQNTNALLSKEPSNSDLHVQDKELVLKTDAVIATVKDEKHSQIEYASQLYIYMLNREIYNSDTCSRFVSLK from the exons ATGTGGCCGATGAGACACGAAACCATGACCCGCGATGAATGCAGAAAATGTTTACGATGTTTGG AGTTAGAAGCTTATGGAAATATGGTGTCTGTCTTACGTGCTCAAGGTCCTTTCACTAGTGAAAAACAGAAATTGCTACAAGAACTTGCTAaagttttacatatttctaatgAACGACATCGTGCTGAAGTACGAAGAGCTGTTAATGATGAAAAATTAGCAACAATAGCTGAGCA GCTAAGTGGTCCAAATACTGGTACTGATTGGACTATTGAAGGACGACGTGCTATTCCACTTTTACCAAGATTAAAGGCTCGATCTGCATTCACAACTTTAGCAAATAGCTTGTCCCTTGCAACAGTAGCAGCAAACAAAAGGAATCTTCATGTTCATGAGATAGCAGAGGATGCAAAAG ATATTACAAATGAATCTCCTGTGAAGGTAAAAGTACAAGAAAACTCGTTTAGCAATCATGAGTTTGCATCTAGTGAAGATAAATTAAGTGATGAAAATGTTCTAACTGag GTCACTGAATCAGATAGGAATAAAGAAGTTAATAATCACAGCAATACCTCTGATAGCAgtgaaaaatgtattataccTGAGAAACGTAAAGCCTCTTCTCCTCTCTCACCAGCACCTCCAAACAag gTTCTGGTAGTATCTTCAAGTTCAATAGGAACTTTTAATCATGGTACTGCTGATAAAGGATCGCTAGAAAATACTATTCATTTGTCACGAATATCTACAAATTCGTTACAGCATCAAAATGTCACTATAATaccattaaatattaattgtgGAGAAAATATTACAG AATCTAAGGAATCAGTAGTACAAGAAAGTGCCAGTAACCATTCAGTAATTCCACCTGGTAATTTTGTGAATACAGTAATCCCAGTAGgtacaaatattacaaaagcTAAAGGAAGAGTAATTACAACGCAAAATAAGCTTAATACAAAAATCGGATCTGCAATTCTGGTGTCCGGTAATGTGTCATGTACAACAGGAAATAAATTTCAGCCTGATGTTCAAGATGTATCTACACAAGATAGTTTAA GTTCAAAAGTATCCATATCTCACACTTTACAAAAACCATCAAGTtcagaaaattcaaattcagtTACAAGCAGCACAAAGTGCATTGTGCCAGTAATACATTCTAACATAAAACCTCCAATACCTAAAACTATTACCTCCA GTAATTCACATCGACTGATGGCTGTTTGTCCTGTTACAACAGTATCTAATGGACCAGGGCCACCTCAAGCTAAGCAAATAACAACATTAACTTGTAAAAAATTATCTTCAACGCTCAACAATCAAACCACTGCCAAG GGTGTTACACtaaattctaataaaactGTAAATATATCTCACCACCCTGATACAAAATTAGGATCTAAAACAAACGTGATTGTTATACAAAAGGGTCAAACCAAAGGTGTTACTCTCTCTCAAGCAGGCAAG gaAGTATTAGGGAAAGTAATAATGGGTGGAAAAAGTTTGTGTGTCACGAGTCAACACAATGCTCCTATTAATGTGGTTCAGCGCCATGTTACATTGAATAATGGAGATCAAGGTCTAACTATGCTATCCACAACAAACTCATCTCATACTGAATCTATAACATCTAATGTAAAG GATGTTTTGGAAAAAAATAAAGCACTCTCTCATCTTCTTGAATCATCTCATGTTCTTACCTCTGAATCTAAGACTGTGATACAAAATACTAATGCTCTTCTTTCAAAGGAACCAAGTAACAGTGATTTACATGTACAGGATAAAGAGCTAGTTTTAAAAACCGATGCTGTAATTGCTACTGTTAAAGATGAGAAACACAG CCAAATCGAATACGCATcgcaattatatatatatatgttaaatagagaaatttataattctgacACTTGCTCACGCTTTGTATCATTAAAATAA
- the LOC126867839 gene encoding BRCA2-interacting transcriptional repressor EMSY isoform X1, with amino-acid sequence MWPMRHETMTRDECRKCLRCLELEAYGNMVSVLRAQGPFTSEKQKLLQELAKVLHISNERHRAEVRRAVNDEKLATIAEQLSGPNTGTDWTIEGRRAIPLLPRLKARSAFTTLANSLSLATVAANKRNLHVHEIAEDAKDITNESPVKVKVQENSFSNHEFASSEDKLSDENVLTEVTESDRNKEVNNHSNTSDSSEKCIIPEKRKASSPLSPAPPNKVLVVSSSSIGTFNHGTADKGSLENTIHLSRISTNSLQHQNVTIIPLNINCGENITESKESVVQESASNHSVIPPGNFVNTVIPVGTNITKAKGRVITTQNKLNTKIGSAILVSGNVSCTTGNKFQPDVQDVSTQDSLSSKVSISHTLQKPSSSENSNSVTSSTKCIVPVIHSNIKPPIPKTITSSNSHRLMAVCPVTTVSNGPGPPQAKQITTLTCKKLSSTLNNQTTAKGVTLNSNKTVNISHHPDTKLGSKTNVIVIQKGQTKGVTLSQAGKEVLGKVIMGGKSLCVTSQHNAPINVVQRHVTLNNGDQGLTMLSTTNSSHTESITSNVKSGNTIMFNLRQDVLEKNKALSHLLESSHVLTSESKTVIQNTNALLSKEPSNSDLHVQDKELVLKTDAVIATVKDEKHSQIEYASQLYIYMLNREIYNSDTCSRFVSLK; translated from the exons ATGTGGCCGATGAGACACGAAACCATGACCCGCGATGAATGCAGAAAATGTTTACGATGTTTGG AGTTAGAAGCTTATGGAAATATGGTGTCTGTCTTACGTGCTCAAGGTCCTTTCACTAGTGAAAAACAGAAATTGCTACAAGAACTTGCTAaagttttacatatttctaatgAACGACATCGTGCTGAAGTACGAAGAGCTGTTAATGATGAAAAATTAGCAACAATAGCTGAGCA GCTAAGTGGTCCAAATACTGGTACTGATTGGACTATTGAAGGACGACGTGCTATTCCACTTTTACCAAGATTAAAGGCTCGATCTGCATTCACAACTTTAGCAAATAGCTTGTCCCTTGCAACAGTAGCAGCAAACAAAAGGAATCTTCATGTTCATGAGATAGCAGAGGATGCAAAAG ATATTACAAATGAATCTCCTGTGAAGGTAAAAGTACAAGAAAACTCGTTTAGCAATCATGAGTTTGCATCTAGTGAAGATAAATTAAGTGATGAAAATGTTCTAACTGag GTCACTGAATCAGATAGGAATAAAGAAGTTAATAATCACAGCAATACCTCTGATAGCAgtgaaaaatgtattataccTGAGAAACGTAAAGCCTCTTCTCCTCTCTCACCAGCACCTCCAAACAag gTTCTGGTAGTATCTTCAAGTTCAATAGGAACTTTTAATCATGGTACTGCTGATAAAGGATCGCTAGAAAATACTATTCATTTGTCACGAATATCTACAAATTCGTTACAGCATCAAAATGTCACTATAATaccattaaatattaattgtgGAGAAAATATTACAG AATCTAAGGAATCAGTAGTACAAGAAAGTGCCAGTAACCATTCAGTAATTCCACCTGGTAATTTTGTGAATACAGTAATCCCAGTAGgtacaaatattacaaaagcTAAAGGAAGAGTAATTACAACGCAAAATAAGCTTAATACAAAAATCGGATCTGCAATTCTGGTGTCCGGTAATGTGTCATGTACAACAGGAAATAAATTTCAGCCTGATGTTCAAGATGTATCTACACAAGATAGTTTAA GTTCAAAAGTATCCATATCTCACACTTTACAAAAACCATCAAGTtcagaaaattcaaattcagtTACAAGCAGCACAAAGTGCATTGTGCCAGTAATACATTCTAACATAAAACCTCCAATACCTAAAACTATTACCTCCA GTAATTCACATCGACTGATGGCTGTTTGTCCTGTTACAACAGTATCTAATGGACCAGGGCCACCTCAAGCTAAGCAAATAACAACATTAACTTGTAAAAAATTATCTTCAACGCTCAACAATCAAACCACTGCCAAG GGTGTTACACtaaattctaataaaactGTAAATATATCTCACCACCCTGATACAAAATTAGGATCTAAAACAAACGTGATTGTTATACAAAAGGGTCAAACCAAAGGTGTTACTCTCTCTCAAGCAGGCAAG gaAGTATTAGGGAAAGTAATAATGGGTGGAAAAAGTTTGTGTGTCACGAGTCAACACAATGCTCCTATTAATGTGGTTCAGCGCCATGTTACATTGAATAATGGAGATCAAGGTCTAACTATGCTATCCACAACAAACTCATCTCATACTGAATCTATAACATCTAATGTAAAG tCTGGTAATACTATTATGTTCAATCTTCGGCAGGATGTTTTGGAAAAAAATAAAGCACTCTCTCATCTTCTTGAATCATCTCATGTTCTTACCTCTGAATCTAAGACTGTGATACAAAATACTAATGCTCTTCTTTCAAAGGAACCAAGTAACAGTGATTTACATGTACAGGATAAAGAGCTAGTTTTAAAAACCGATGCTGTAATTGCTACTGTTAAAGATGAGAAACACAG CCAAATCGAATACGCATcgcaattatatatatatatgttaaatagagaaatttataattctgacACTTGCTCACGCTTTGTATCATTAAAATAA
- the LOC126867839 gene encoding uncharacterized protein LOC126867839 isoform X6, with amino-acid sequence MQKVLRKNIIYFDITNESPVKVKVQENSFSNHEFASSEDKLSDENVLTEVTESDRNKEVNNHSNTSDSSEKCIIPEKRKASSPLSPAPPNKVLVVSSSSIGTFNHGTADKGSLENTIHLSRISTNSLQHQNVTIIPLNINCGENITESKESVVQESASNHSVIPPGNFVNTVIPVGTNITKAKGRVITTQNKLNTKIGSAILVSGNVSCTTGNKFQPDVQDVSTQDSLSSKVSISHTLQKPSSSENSNSVTSSTKCIVPVIHSNIKPPIPKTITSSNSHRLMAVCPVTTVSNGPGPPQAKQITTLTCKKLSSTLNNQTTAKGVTLNSNKTVNISHHPDTKLGSKTNVIVIQKGQTKGVTLSQAGKEVLGKVIMGGKSLCVTSQHNAPINVVQRHVTLNNGDQGLTMLSTTNSSHTESITSNVKSGNTIMFNLRQDVLEKNKALSHLLESSHVLTSESKTVIQNTNALLSKEPSNSDLHVQDKELVLKTDAVIATVKDEKHSQIEYASQLYIYMLNREIYNSDTCSRFVSLK; translated from the exons ATGCAAAAGGTTTTAAGGAAAAATATTATCTATTTTG ATATTACAAATGAATCTCCTGTGAAGGTAAAAGTACAAGAAAACTCGTTTAGCAATCATGAGTTTGCATCTAGTGAAGATAAATTAAGTGATGAAAATGTTCTAACTGag GTCACTGAATCAGATAGGAATAAAGAAGTTAATAATCACAGCAATACCTCTGATAGCAgtgaaaaatgtattataccTGAGAAACGTAAAGCCTCTTCTCCTCTCTCACCAGCACCTCCAAACAag gTTCTGGTAGTATCTTCAAGTTCAATAGGAACTTTTAATCATGGTACTGCTGATAAAGGATCGCTAGAAAATACTATTCATTTGTCACGAATATCTACAAATTCGTTACAGCATCAAAATGTCACTATAATaccattaaatattaattgtgGAGAAAATATTACAG AATCTAAGGAATCAGTAGTACAAGAAAGTGCCAGTAACCATTCAGTAATTCCACCTGGTAATTTTGTGAATACAGTAATCCCAGTAGgtacaaatattacaaaagcTAAAGGAAGAGTAATTACAACGCAAAATAAGCTTAATACAAAAATCGGATCTGCAATTCTGGTGTCCGGTAATGTGTCATGTACAACAGGAAATAAATTTCAGCCTGATGTTCAAGATGTATCTACACAAGATAGTTTAA GTTCAAAAGTATCCATATCTCACACTTTACAAAAACCATCAAGTtcagaaaattcaaattcagtTACAAGCAGCACAAAGTGCATTGTGCCAGTAATACATTCTAACATAAAACCTCCAATACCTAAAACTATTACCTCCA GTAATTCACATCGACTGATGGCTGTTTGTCCTGTTACAACAGTATCTAATGGACCAGGGCCACCTCAAGCTAAGCAAATAACAACATTAACTTGTAAAAAATTATCTTCAACGCTCAACAATCAAACCACTGCCAAG GGTGTTACACtaaattctaataaaactGTAAATATATCTCACCACCCTGATACAAAATTAGGATCTAAAACAAACGTGATTGTTATACAAAAGGGTCAAACCAAAGGTGTTACTCTCTCTCAAGCAGGCAAG gaAGTATTAGGGAAAGTAATAATGGGTGGAAAAAGTTTGTGTGTCACGAGTCAACACAATGCTCCTATTAATGTGGTTCAGCGCCATGTTACATTGAATAATGGAGATCAAGGTCTAACTATGCTATCCACAACAAACTCATCTCATACTGAATCTATAACATCTAATGTAAAG tCTGGTAATACTATTATGTTCAATCTTCGGCAGGATGTTTTGGAAAAAAATAAAGCACTCTCTCATCTTCTTGAATCATCTCATGTTCTTACCTCTGAATCTAAGACTGTGATACAAAATACTAATGCTCTTCTTTCAAAGGAACCAAGTAACAGTGATTTACATGTACAGGATAAAGAGCTAGTTTTAAAAACCGATGCTGTAATTGCTACTGTTAAAGATGAGAAACACAG CCAAATCGAATACGCATcgcaattatatatatatatgttaaatagagaaatttataattctgacACTTGCTCACGCTTTGTATCATTAAAATAA
- the LOC126867839 gene encoding BRCA2-interacting transcriptional repressor EMSY isoform X4 encodes MWPMRHETMTRDECRKCLRCLELEAYGNMVSVLRAQGPFTSEKQKLLQELAKVLHISNERHRAEVRRAVNDEKLATIAEQLSGPNTGTDWTIEGRRAIPLLPRLKARSAFTTLANSLSLATVAANKRNLHVHEIAEDAKDITNESPVKVKVQENSFSNHEFASSEDKLSDENVLTEVTESDRNKEVNNHSNTSDSSEKCIIPEKRKASSPLSPAPPNKVLVVSSSSIGTFNHGTADKGSLENTIHLSRISTNSLQHQNVTIIPLNINCGENITESKESVVQESASNHSVIPPGNFVNTVIPVGTNITKAKGRVITTQNKLNTKIGSAILVSGNVSCTTGNKFQPDVQDVSTQDSLSSKVSISHTLQKPSSSENSNSVTSSTKCIVPVIHSNIKPPIPKTITSSNSHRLMAVCPVTTVSNGPGPPQAKQITTLTCKKLSSTLNNQTTAKGVTLNSNKTVNISHHPDTKLGSKTNVIVIQKGQTKGVTLSQAGKEVLGKVIMGGKSLCVTSQHNAPINVVQRHVTLNNGDQGLTMLSTTNSSHTESITSNVKSGNTIMFNLRQDVLEKNKALSHLLESSHVLTSESKTVIQNTNALLSKEPSNSDLHVQDKELVLKTDAVIATVKDEKHRKVKIYMQMQIFI; translated from the exons ATGTGGCCGATGAGACACGAAACCATGACCCGCGATGAATGCAGAAAATGTTTACGATGTTTGG AGTTAGAAGCTTATGGAAATATGGTGTCTGTCTTACGTGCTCAAGGTCCTTTCACTAGTGAAAAACAGAAATTGCTACAAGAACTTGCTAaagttttacatatttctaatgAACGACATCGTGCTGAAGTACGAAGAGCTGTTAATGATGAAAAATTAGCAACAATAGCTGAGCA GCTAAGTGGTCCAAATACTGGTACTGATTGGACTATTGAAGGACGACGTGCTATTCCACTTTTACCAAGATTAAAGGCTCGATCTGCATTCACAACTTTAGCAAATAGCTTGTCCCTTGCAACAGTAGCAGCAAACAAAAGGAATCTTCATGTTCATGAGATAGCAGAGGATGCAAAAG ATATTACAAATGAATCTCCTGTGAAGGTAAAAGTACAAGAAAACTCGTTTAGCAATCATGAGTTTGCATCTAGTGAAGATAAATTAAGTGATGAAAATGTTCTAACTGag GTCACTGAATCAGATAGGAATAAAGAAGTTAATAATCACAGCAATACCTCTGATAGCAgtgaaaaatgtattataccTGAGAAACGTAAAGCCTCTTCTCCTCTCTCACCAGCACCTCCAAACAag gTTCTGGTAGTATCTTCAAGTTCAATAGGAACTTTTAATCATGGTACTGCTGATAAAGGATCGCTAGAAAATACTATTCATTTGTCACGAATATCTACAAATTCGTTACAGCATCAAAATGTCACTATAATaccattaaatattaattgtgGAGAAAATATTACAG AATCTAAGGAATCAGTAGTACAAGAAAGTGCCAGTAACCATTCAGTAATTCCACCTGGTAATTTTGTGAATACAGTAATCCCAGTAGgtacaaatattacaaaagcTAAAGGAAGAGTAATTACAACGCAAAATAAGCTTAATACAAAAATCGGATCTGCAATTCTGGTGTCCGGTAATGTGTCATGTACAACAGGAAATAAATTTCAGCCTGATGTTCAAGATGTATCTACACAAGATAGTTTAA GTTCAAAAGTATCCATATCTCACACTTTACAAAAACCATCAAGTtcagaaaattcaaattcagtTACAAGCAGCACAAAGTGCATTGTGCCAGTAATACATTCTAACATAAAACCTCCAATACCTAAAACTATTACCTCCA GTAATTCACATCGACTGATGGCTGTTTGTCCTGTTACAACAGTATCTAATGGACCAGGGCCACCTCAAGCTAAGCAAATAACAACATTAACTTGTAAAAAATTATCTTCAACGCTCAACAATCAAACCACTGCCAAG GGTGTTACACtaaattctaataaaactGTAAATATATCTCACCACCCTGATACAAAATTAGGATCTAAAACAAACGTGATTGTTATACAAAAGGGTCAAACCAAAGGTGTTACTCTCTCTCAAGCAGGCAAG gaAGTATTAGGGAAAGTAATAATGGGTGGAAAAAGTTTGTGTGTCACGAGTCAACACAATGCTCCTATTAATGTGGTTCAGCGCCATGTTACATTGAATAATGGAGATCAAGGTCTAACTATGCTATCCACAACAAACTCATCTCATACTGAATCTATAACATCTAATGTAAAG tCTGGTAATACTATTATGTTCAATCTTCGGCAGGATGTTTTGGAAAAAAATAAAGCACTCTCTCATCTTCTTGAATCATCTCATGTTCTTACCTCTGAATCTAAGACTGTGATACAAAATACTAATGCTCTTCTTTCAAAGGAACCAAGTAACAGTGATTTACATGTACAGGATAAAGAGCTAGTTTTAAAAACCGATGCTGTAATTGCTACTGTTAAAGATGAGAAACACAG gAAAGTAAAGATATATATGcaaatgcaaatttttatttaa